The following proteins are co-located in the Pseudomonas cavernae genome:
- a CDS encoding pilus assembly PilX family protein gives MNIQKQRGAVLLVCLIMLLVLTVLGVTSMSGSTLQERMAGGARDYNVAFQAAEAALRVGEAHVRQQVEASVDPTQLFKAPTDCPAVTAAQWSPPAELHDKPKQPACQVSNYYGDSSGTTFFVCETDGSIAENRAFDCLSRTYLFNVDATGYGSGDAEVHLRSTVAIAIRSQN, from the coding sequence ATGAACATTCAAAAGCAAAGAGGGGCGGTGCTGCTGGTCTGCCTCATCATGCTCCTGGTGTTGACGGTGCTGGGGGTGACGTCAATGTCGGGGAGCACCCTGCAGGAACGCATGGCGGGTGGGGCGCGGGACTATAACGTGGCATTCCAGGCTGCCGAGGCCGCGCTGCGGGTGGGCGAGGCCCATGTGCGCCAGCAGGTGGAGGCCAGCGTCGATCCGACCCAGTTGTTCAAGGCGCCGACCGACTGCCCGGCCGTGACGGCGGCCCAGTGGTCGCCGCCTGCCGAACTGCACGACAAGCCGAAGCAGCCGGCCTGCCAGGTGAGCAACTACTACGGCGACTCGAGCGGGACGACCTTCTTTGTGTGCGAAACCGATGGCTCGATCGCCGAGAACCGCGCCTTCGACTGCCTGAGCCGCACCTACCTGTTCAACGTCGATGCCACCGGCTATGGCAGCGGGGATGCCGAAGTGCATCTGCGCTCCACCGTGGCCATTGCCATCCGCAGCCAGAACTGA
- a CDS encoding pilus assembly protein, which yields MSATFLKNLLAATLLAASFTSHAEDIDLFVGTPPSSTDVPNVLIVLDNTGNWSTPFSNEMAALSSVVSALPADKFRVGLMMYTESGGGNSGSDGGYVRAAIRLLDSATKLKYQALVNSFDSNNDKGNAGKSAKAMAEAYRYFSAGAPYAGNNKNKTDYMENVYNPNPAAVGAALAPSRNVWALPGNALSSKDGTPYANPIISGCAKNFIIFISNGANQDSNSDTEQAEDLLVAAGGSKAVIPISPSGSQGNALDEWVRFMKKSNLGITTYTVDINKVTTGQGPGWTALLKSAANVSDGKYFDVTSSGTQIADALKTIFSEIQSVNSVFASVSLPVSVNTQGTYLNQVFIGMFRPDQDSFPRWAGNLKQYKLGRTDGVLKLQDASSKAAINSSTNFITECARSFWTPTTVDNYWAFKPQGACLEVANSDVSNYPDGNVVEKGGQGYLLRSTTTRTVKTCDPAFAACTSLTNFDTANAAITSTLLGAADSTERDAVINWARGLDVNDEDTDALTVTEMRPSAHGDVVHSRPVAINYGTEASPQVVVFYGGNDGVLRAINGNRSSSIGSVTAGKEFWSFIPPEFYGNIKRIRDNTTTISYPGHTTGTPTPQPKAYGIDGPISAFKGDIGGTDKTFIYAGMRRGGRALYAFDVTDPASPSLKWKKGCPNLGNDTGCTADLEAIGQTWSSAQVLKSAGYGSGASPMLIIGGGYDSCEDTDNGTVNHSCTSSSKGNKIYVLDADSGALLKTLDTVRSVVGDVTVVPDSSGLAVYAYAADMGGNIYRITIGADAPEDWGITTIASLGCDTTASCATNRKFMFGPEVVLSGGAYFLQVGSGDREKPLTSFTAAAGVTNYFFNLKDQPTDTTWLSSESTTCSTSVICLNSLLPITTSATPTQAELNAKPKGWYLGLAATEQVVTSAVTVFGQVAFNTHQPTAPVAGRCTSLGTNRAYSIAYTDASNPTGERFITLAGGGLSPSPVAGTVQLDDGTEVPFICMLDCFEPDPEFSSVAQPKNRVFWNIEQ from the coding sequence ATGAGCGCTACTTTTTTAAAGAATTTGCTTGCCGCGACGCTGCTGGCTGCGAGCTTTACCAGTCATGCAGAAGATATTGATCTGTTCGTTGGTACTCCGCCGAGCTCGACCGATGTGCCAAATGTGTTGATTGTGTTGGACAATACGGGGAACTGGAGCACTCCATTCTCCAATGAAATGGCTGCTCTGAGTTCGGTTGTTTCGGCGTTACCGGCAGACAAGTTTCGAGTTGGACTGATGATGTACACCGAAAGCGGAGGTGGCAACTCTGGTAGTGACGGTGGCTATGTCCGTGCTGCAATACGTTTACTGGATAGTGCCACAAAACTGAAATACCAAGCGCTGGTGAATAGCTTCGACTCGAACAATGACAAAGGCAACGCCGGTAAGAGCGCCAAAGCCATGGCGGAGGCTTATCGATATTTTTCCGCCGGAGCACCTTATGCCGGGAATAACAAAAACAAAACAGACTATATGGAGAATGTCTATAATCCCAATCCGGCAGCTGTTGGTGCGGCGCTGGCTCCTTCGAGGAATGTCTGGGCGCTGCCGGGCAATGCACTAAGCTCGAAGGACGGAACACCTTATGCCAATCCCATCATTTCCGGGTGTGCGAAGAATTTCATCATTTTTATTAGTAATGGCGCCAACCAGGACAGTAATAGCGATACTGAGCAAGCAGAAGATCTTCTGGTCGCGGCTGGCGGAAGCAAGGCCGTAATTCCGATCTCTCCGTCCGGTTCGCAAGGTAATGCGCTGGATGAATGGGTGCGCTTTATGAAAAAAAGCAATCTGGGCATTACCACCTATACGGTCGATATCAACAAAGTCACTACTGGTCAGGGACCCGGCTGGACAGCGCTGTTGAAAAGTGCAGCCAACGTAAGCGATGGCAAATATTTCGACGTGACCAGTAGTGGAACTCAAATTGCCGATGCCCTGAAGACCATATTTTCCGAAATTCAATCGGTCAACAGTGTATTCGCTTCGGTCAGCTTGCCAGTCAGCGTCAATACCCAGGGCACCTACCTCAATCAGGTGTTTATCGGCATGTTTCGTCCGGATCAGGACTCGTTTCCGCGTTGGGCGGGTAACCTGAAACAGTACAAGCTGGGGCGTACTGACGGTGTGCTCAAACTGCAGGATGCAAGCAGTAAAGCGGCAATCAATAGCTCGACCAACTTCATTACGGAATGCGCACGGAGTTTCTGGACACCGACCACTGTGGACAACTACTGGGCCTTCAAGCCACAGGGCGCCTGTCTGGAGGTTGCCAATTCGGATGTGTCCAATTACCCGGACGGTAATGTGGTCGAAAAAGGCGGACAGGGTTATTTGCTGCGTAGCACCACTACGCGCACGGTCAAGACCTGTGATCCGGCCTTTGCCGCCTGCACCAGCTTGACCAACTTCGATACGGCCAATGCTGCGATTACCTCGACCTTGCTTGGTGCTGCGGATTCAACCGAGCGTGATGCGGTGATCAATTGGGCGCGTGGACTGGATGTGAACGATGAGGATACCGATGCGCTTACCGTTACCGAAATGCGTCCCTCCGCCCATGGCGACGTAGTGCACTCGCGCCCGGTGGCCATCAACTATGGTACGGAAGCCTCGCCCCAGGTGGTGGTGTTTTACGGCGGCAATGACGGTGTACTTCGTGCCATCAATGGCAATCGTAGTTCCAGCATTGGGTCGGTTACAGCGGGTAAAGAGTTTTGGTCGTTTATCCCGCCGGAGTTCTACGGCAACATCAAACGTATACGCGACAACACCACGACCATTAGCTATCCCGGCCACACAACAGGAACGCCAACGCCGCAGCCCAAGGCCTATGGTATCGATGGGCCGATCTCTGCCTTCAAGGGCGACATTGGCGGAACGGATAAAACCTTTATTTACGCCGGAATGCGTCGTGGTGGTCGGGCTCTCTATGCCTTTGACGTGACCGACCCTGCCAGCCCGTCTTTGAAGTGGAAGAAAGGTTGCCCTAATCTTGGTAACGACACTGGCTGTACTGCGGACTTGGAGGCAATCGGCCAGACGTGGTCTTCGGCACAAGTGCTTAAGTCGGCAGGTTATGGTTCCGGGGCTTCGCCCATGTTGATCATTGGGGGGGGCTACGACAGTTGCGAGGACACAGATAACGGCACGGTAAATCACAGTTGTACGTCGTCATCCAAGGGCAACAAGATCTATGTGCTGGATGCCGATTCTGGTGCCTTGCTGAAAACCTTGGATACCGTTCGTAGTGTGGTTGGAGACGTCACCGTTGTGCCAGATAGTTCTGGTCTTGCTGTCTATGCCTACGCGGCCGACATGGGGGGTAACATCTACCGAATAACCATTGGCGCGGATGCCCCGGAAGACTGGGGAATCACCACGATTGCCTCGTTGGGTTGCGACACTACAGCAAGCTGTGCGACCAATCGTAAGTTCATGTTCGGTCCGGAGGTAGTTCTTTCTGGAGGTGCGTATTTTCTGCAAGTAGGATCAGGTGATCGCGAAAAACCCTTGACCAGCTTTACTGCCGCCGCCGGTGTTACGAACTATTTCTTTAACTTGAAGGATCAGCCGACCGATACGACTTGGTTGAGTTCAGAAAGTACCACTTGCTCTACTAGCGTGATCTGCTTGAATTCGCTGTTACCCATTACGACCAGTGCCACTCCCACCCAGGCCGAGCTGAATGCGAAGCCAAAGGGCTGGTATCTCGGTTTGGCAGCAACCGAGCAAGTGGTGACCTCCGCTGTTACTGTGTTCGGTCAAGTAGCATTCAATACCCATCAGCCTACAGCCCCAGTAGCCGGGAGGTGCACCAGCCTGGGAACAAATCGCGCGTACAGCATTGCCTATACGGATGCGTCAAACCCAACAGGTGAGCGCTTTATCACGCTGGCCGGTGGTGGGCTGTCGCCGTCTCCTGTGGCAGGTACAGTCCAGCTCGATGATGGTACGGAAGTACCCTTTATCTGCATGCTCGACTGTTTCGAGCCGGATCCTGAGTTTTCCTCTGTGGCGCAACCCAAAAACCGAGTTTTCTGGAATATCGAACAATGA
- a CDS encoding GspH/FimT family protein, translating to MLARSEAIKRNQPVTFCTSSGGWHEGWIVRSSGGMVIQAHPAAASGFLITGSVNSITFQPTGVCATQTALTVCRATPSVGSQERVVSISLTGHTSVTKTTATSCS from the coding sequence TTGCTGGCGCGCAGTGAGGCAATCAAGCGCAATCAGCCGGTAACCTTCTGTACCTCGTCGGGTGGCTGGCATGAGGGGTGGATTGTGCGAAGCTCTGGTGGCATGGTGATTCAGGCTCATCCGGCAGCAGCAAGTGGCTTCCTGATAACTGGAAGTGTAAACAGCATTACCTTCCAGCCGACTGGAGTCTGCGCTACACAAACCGCGCTGACGGTGTGTCGCGCAACGCCTAGCGTGGGCAGCCAGGAGCGAGTGGTCAGCATCAGTCTTACTGGGCACACCTCGGTCACCAAGACGACAGCTACAAGCTGTTCGTGA
- the pilV gene encoding type IV pilus modification protein PilV: MNRKFQQGFSLVEVMVSVLIFSIGLLGLAAMQLTALKANQTATIRSHATFLAYEMADRMRAARGDAQAGFYNLSIATALPCNPSAETCLPFQRDLAEWRNNLARQLPGGSGGVVQNGNLFTIIVQWNEARVGGSATQQFSFVTQI, encoded by the coding sequence ATGAACAGGAAATTCCAGCAGGGTTTTTCCTTGGTGGAGGTCATGGTCTCGGTGCTGATTTTCTCCATCGGGCTGCTTGGCCTAGCCGCCATGCAGCTGACGGCGCTGAAGGCCAACCAGACGGCCACCATTCGTTCCCATGCGACTTTCCTGGCTTATGAAATGGCTGACCGCATGCGAGCGGCGCGGGGGGATGCGCAGGCGGGGTTTTACAACCTCAGCATCGCTACTGCATTGCCCTGCAATCCCTCAGCGGAAACCTGTCTGCCTTTTCAGCGTGACCTGGCCGAATGGCGCAACAACTTAGCCAGGCAATTGCCTGGCGGCAGCGGTGGCGTTGTTCAGAACGGCAATCTGTTCACCATCATCGTCCAATGGAACGAAGCGCGGGTGGGGGGCAGTGCCACCCAGCAGTTCTCATTCGTGACGCAGATTTGA
- a CDS encoding PilW family protein, whose translation MRKQQGLSLVELMVAMAIGLLISLAVMQVFISNKNTFVMQGAASHLQENGRFALQYLAAELRPAGVGLGARLDEESICVVATGGGAAGWSVMNRPIWGQRITANGALGAVGTDQLSMFVNDGCESFLTAGELLKPGANANIKVTAYCPSMQQDRAVMVLDMEKAVIIRVSNKPNSSGSGQVTLTHAAGNNNKDAKCGGFKFSDIAFSSPARVVGFSHKTFYVADTGRLAETGQPIRALFVRDVAQIPAQSTEIVEGVESMHTSFGVAQASSVGVQAYLSPAQVEAANRWGDVRTVKIDLLLVTAERAPGAQGQAIQFDGAAVAADGRLRQVFSTVVALRNRID comes from the coding sequence ATGCGTAAGCAACAGGGCTTGAGTTTGGTCGAGCTGATGGTGGCTATGGCGATTGGCCTGCTGATCAGCCTGGCTGTGATGCAGGTTTTCATCAGCAACAAAAACACCTTTGTGATGCAGGGGGCGGCTAGCCATCTGCAGGAAAACGGCCGTTTCGCTCTGCAGTACCTGGCGGCGGAACTCCGCCCAGCCGGTGTTGGGCTTGGGGCCCGTTTGGACGAGGAGAGCATTTGTGTGGTCGCCACCGGTGGTGGTGCGGCCGGGTGGAGTGTGATGAATCGGCCGATCTGGGGGCAGCGGATCACTGCGAACGGTGCTCTCGGAGCAGTGGGAACCGATCAGCTATCGATGTTCGTGAATGATGGCTGCGAGTCGTTCCTCACGGCAGGCGAGCTGCTCAAGCCTGGTGCTAACGCGAATATCAAGGTCACCGCGTATTGCCCGAGCATGCAGCAGGACCGTGCCGTGATGGTGCTGGATATGGAGAAGGCGGTGATTATCCGTGTCAGCAACAAGCCGAACTCCTCCGGCTCCGGTCAAGTGACGCTGACCCATGCCGCGGGGAATAACAACAAGGATGCGAAATGTGGCGGCTTCAAGTTTTCCGATATCGCCTTTAGCAGCCCGGCGCGGGTGGTGGGCTTCAGCCACAAGACCTTCTACGTGGCCGATACCGGCCGCCTTGCGGAAACGGGGCAACCGATCCGCGCGCTGTTTGTGCGGGATGTAGCGCAAATTCCGGCGCAAAGCACGGAGATCGTCGAAGGCGTGGAGTCCATGCACACCAGTTTCGGTGTGGCGCAGGCCAGCAGCGTGGGCGTGCAGGCCTACCTGAGCCCGGCCCAGGTGGAGGCGGCCAATCGCTGGGGCGATGTGCGTACGGTGAAGATCGATCTGCTGCTGGTGACTGCTGAGCGAGCACCCGGTGCACAGGGTCAGGCCATTCAGTTTGATGGCGCTGCGGTGGCGGCGGATGGTCGCTTGCGCCAGGTGTTCAGCACCGTGGTGGCCCTGCGTAACCGGATCGATTAA
- a CDS encoding pilus assembly protein — translation MIGSKFMFAARALLACVLTAAFSQGVLAAFAPAQVPLSLGGQVEPNLMFILDDSGSMNWGFLPDDLDSSYDEDDCDEGNYAGERLYRCPKTGLKYLASSHLNKSYYNPKVQYLPPIKSDGQRYANASFTAAWVNGYAGSGEKVNLSSGYLAIMGDFAVGSQKGGVAAFYYDYIGGGTCATKPRQDACYAERSVGADEQQNFANWFSYYRNRLMSAKAGVSQAFSGLPGDVRVGYGAINRKGQRVDTQDTNTVVRGVRRFEGTGRSEFYDWLFAVSASGGTPLRRALGDAGDYFSRTDSSGPWSSTPGQTGGKEYSCRQSYTILTTDGYWNGDAASKSAVRENVDNKNGPTIEGPDGKTYQYVPKAPFSDNQSNTLADVAMYYWNRDLHPDLDNRVPTDPADPAFWQHMVTFGVGLGMSGTIDPKAAFDAVKKGGALTWPDPSKSDPAKLDDLLHAAVNGRGGFFSAQDPQQFAVALSSTLASISDRTGSNTAAVPNARRLDSNSLVYEAFYSSADWSGKLLAKQPHQTSAGLVFKEVWEAGQQLSSGARRLFTHDGGAGADHGLALRWSTLPDNVKAHFNDDEALFDYLMGARENEAPAGRLFRQRSTLLGDIVNSTLVLANKQDWGFHGRVPLSSGAQTYAEFVAAKARKTPTLFVGANDGFLHAFNANTGDELFGYMPSGVQDNVKLLANSDYKHRYFVDGKLHIRDARLNDQWRTVLLGSLGAGGRSVFALDVTDAAGTTGFSADKVLWEIKDDDLGYNFGEPLVGRLKDGTWAAIFGNGHGSASDDAVLFIVELATGAVHKVRAGTATGGLSSPSFVYAVDGSGNIYVQDVYAGDLSGNLWKFSLKSNGAGYDDFEVSLKNGNNPQPLYVATDAQGKRQPIAVKPEIAYHPDGHTQGTMIYFGTGRMYSSGDTSDQSTQTFYGIWDKRTSNGASIAFTGRSALEQRSMLFEGPAFGRDVRVLDAPANGPDWSTKRGWYLDLTSPVKGAQGERVIFAPRILLNRLVFETAVPSADPCRAGGSGWTMVVDLATGGRLNYVLLDLNKDGKFNEADMVSVGDQKFPPSGIGSDNGIPTGSFDLIDPQKYWLCRGTGVGDCIPAVNTLNILEGRQSWNQMR, via the coding sequence ATGATCGGCTCGAAATTCATGTTCGCGGCGCGGGCGCTGCTGGCCTGTGTGCTGACCGCGGCGTTCAGCCAGGGCGTCCTGGCGGCCTTCGCGCCTGCACAGGTTCCGCTGAGCCTGGGTGGCCAGGTCGAACCCAACCTCATGTTCATCCTGGATGACTCGGGTTCGATGAACTGGGGCTTCCTGCCCGATGACCTGGATTCGTCCTACGATGAGGATGATTGCGATGAAGGCAATTACGCTGGCGAACGTTTGTATCGCTGCCCGAAAACGGGGCTTAAGTACCTGGCCTCCAGCCACTTGAACAAGTCCTACTACAACCCGAAGGTGCAGTACCTGCCGCCGATCAAGAGCGACGGGCAGCGTTACGCCAATGCCAGCTTCACCGCGGCCTGGGTGAACGGTTATGCGGGCAGCGGGGAGAAGGTCAACCTGAGCAGCGGCTATCTCGCGATCATGGGCGACTTTGCCGTGGGCTCGCAGAAGGGCGGCGTGGCTGCCTTCTATTACGACTACATCGGCGGCGGCACCTGCGCCACTAAGCCGCGCCAGGATGCCTGCTATGCCGAGCGCAGCGTGGGCGCCGATGAGCAGCAGAACTTCGCCAACTGGTTCTCCTACTACCGCAACCGCCTGATGTCGGCCAAGGCCGGGGTGAGCCAGGCGTTCTCCGGGCTGCCCGGCGATGTCCGGGTCGGCTATGGGGCGATCAATCGGAAGGGGCAACGCGTCGACACGCAGGATACCAATACGGTGGTGCGTGGGGTGCGGCGTTTCGAGGGCACTGGCCGCTCGGAGTTCTATGACTGGCTGTTCGCCGTCTCGGCTTCCGGTGGTACCCCGCTGCGCCGGGCGCTGGGCGATGCCGGCGACTATTTCTCCCGTACCGACTCGTCCGGGCCCTGGAGTTCGACGCCGGGCCAGACGGGCGGGAAGGAGTACAGCTGCCGGCAGAGCTACACCATCCTGACCACCGATGGTTACTGGAACGGCGATGCTGCGTCGAAAAGTGCCGTGCGCGAGAACGTGGACAACAAGAACGGTCCGACGATCGAAGGGCCGGATGGGAAGACCTACCAGTACGTGCCCAAGGCGCCGTTCAGCGATAACCAGAGCAATACCCTGGCCGACGTGGCCATGTACTACTGGAATCGCGATCTGCATCCCGATCTGGACAACCGCGTGCCGACCGATCCGGCCGACCCCGCGTTCTGGCAGCACATGGTGACCTTCGGTGTCGGCCTGGGGATGAGCGGGACCATCGACCCGAAGGCGGCCTTCGATGCCGTCAAGAAGGGCGGCGCGCTGACCTGGCCCGATCCGAGCAAAAGCGACCCGGCCAAGCTGGACGACCTGCTGCACGCCGCGGTGAACGGGCGCGGCGGCTTCTTCAGCGCCCAGGACCCGCAGCAATTCGCCGTGGCGCTGAGCAGCACCCTGGCCTCGATCTCCGACCGCACCGGTTCGAACACCGCCGCGGTGCCTAATGCGCGCCGGCTGGACAGCAACTCCCTGGTGTACGAGGCCTTCTACAGCAGCGCCGACTGGTCCGGCAAACTGCTGGCCAAGCAGCCACACCAGACCAGCGCCGGCCTGGTCTTCAAGGAGGTCTGGGAGGCCGGGCAGCAGCTCAGCAGTGGCGCGCGCCGCCTGTTCACCCATGACGGCGGAGCGGGCGCGGACCATGGCCTGGCGCTGCGCTGGAGCACTCTGCCGGACAACGTCAAGGCGCACTTCAACGACGACGAAGCGCTGTTCGACTACCTGATGGGCGCACGCGAGAACGAAGCGCCGGCCGGGCGGCTGTTCCGTCAGCGTTCCACCCTGCTCGGCGATATCGTCAACTCCACCCTGGTGCTCGCCAACAAGCAGGACTGGGGCTTCCATGGCCGCGTGCCGCTGTCGAGCGGCGCACAGACCTACGCCGAGTTCGTCGCCGCCAAGGCGCGCAAGACGCCGACCCTGTTCGTCGGTGCCAACGATGGCTTCCTGCACGCCTTCAACGCCAACACCGGCGACGAACTGTTCGGCTATATGCCCAGCGGCGTGCAGGACAACGTCAAGCTGCTGGCCAACAGCGATTACAAGCATCGCTACTTCGTGGACGGCAAGCTGCACATCCGCGACGCCCGGCTGAATGACCAGTGGCGGACGGTGCTGCTCGGCAGCCTGGGCGCCGGTGGTCGCAGCGTCTTCGCCCTCGACGTCACGGACGCCGCTGGCACCACCGGCTTCAGCGCCGACAAGGTGCTGTGGGAGATCAAGGACGACGACCTGGGCTACAACTTCGGCGAGCCGCTGGTCGGTCGCCTGAAGGACGGCACCTGGGCGGCGATCTTCGGCAACGGCCACGGCAGCGCCAGCGACGACGCCGTGCTGTTCATCGTCGAGCTGGCCACCGGCGCGGTGCACAAGGTGCGCGCCGGCACCGCCACGGGTGGCTTGTCCAGCCCGTCCTTCGTCTATGCCGTGGACGGCTCCGGCAACATCTACGTGCAGGACGTGTACGCCGGCGACCTCAGCGGCAACCTGTGGAAATTCAGCCTGAAGAGCAATGGCGCCGGCTATGACGACTTCGAGGTTAGCCTGAAGAACGGCAATAACCCGCAGCCGCTGTACGTGGCGACCGACGCCCAGGGCAAGCGCCAGCCGATCGCGGTCAAGCCGGAGATCGCCTATCACCCGGACGGCCATACCCAGGGCACGATGATCTACTTCGGCACCGGGCGCATGTACAGCTCGGGCGATACCAGCGACCAGAGCACGCAGACCTTCTACGGCATCTGGGACAAGCGGACCAGCAACGGGGCTTCCATCGCCTTCACCGGCCGTTCCGCCCTGGAGCAGCGCTCGATGCTCTTCGAGGGCCCGGCGTTCGGGCGCGATGTGCGGGTGCTCGACGCCCCGGCCAATGGTCCGGACTGGAGCACCAAGCGCGGCTGGTACCTGGACCTCACCTCGCCGGTCAAAGGCGCGCAGGGCGAGCGGGTGATCTTCGCGCCGCGCATCCTGCTCAACCGGCTGGTCTTCGAAACCGCCGTCCCGTCCGCCGACCCCTGCCGGGCGGGTGGCTCGGGCTGGACCATGGTGGTTGACCTGGCCACCGGCGGGCGGCTCAACTACGTGCTGCTGGACCTGAACAAGGATGGCAAGTTCAACGAGGCGGACATGGTCAGCGTGGGCGACCAGAAGTTCCCGCCGTCCGGCATCGGCTCGGACAATGGCATCCCGACCGGCTCGTTCGACCTGATCGACCCGCAGAAATACTGGCTGTGCCGTGGCACCGGGGTGGGTGACTGCATCCCCGCGGTCAATACCCTGAACATTCTCGAGGGCCGCCAGTCCTGGAACCAGATGCGATGA
- a CDS encoding GspH/FimT family pseudopilin, with the protein MTRSARKIPSWQLSRRTALRSSRQHGFTLVELMITLAVFAVLLAIMVPSYSDMTLGSKLRSQASDLVAGAVLARSEAIKRNSVVRMCVSADGASCIAGGWEQGWVVFHDADDDGTRDAGETVLLQHQAAASGFKITGTVASVRFQGTGVGATQTTLTACRATPSVGAQERVVNITAAGRASVTKTNTSTCS; encoded by the coding sequence ATGACCCGGAGCGCGCGCAAGATACCCTCTTGGCAGCTATCTCGTCGGACTGCACTGCGATCATCCCGTCAGCACGGCTTCACGCTGGTCGAGTTGATGATCACTCTTGCTGTATTCGCGGTGCTGCTGGCAATTATGGTGCCGTCGTACTCTGACATGACCTTGGGCAGCAAGCTGCGCTCCCAGGCCAGCGATCTGGTCGCGGGTGCGGTGCTGGCACGCAGCGAGGCGATCAAGCGTAATTCCGTTGTCCGGATGTGTGTTTCTGCCGATGGCGCAAGCTGCATCGCTGGGGGCTGGGAGCAAGGCTGGGTGGTATTCCACGATGCCGACGATGACGGGACACGGGATGCTGGAGAGACGGTACTGCTGCAGCATCAGGCGGCAGCTTCCGGTTTTAAAATTACCGGGACGGTCGCCAGTGTACGTTTTCAGGGAACAGGTGTAGGGGCTACTCAGACCACATTGACAGCCTGCCGCGCCACCCCCAGCGTTGGCGCTCAAGAGCGTGTGGTCAATATCACTGCGGCAGGGCGTGCATCTGTGACCAAGACCAATACCTCGACCTGTTCCTGA
- a CDS encoding GspH/FimT family pseudopilin: MSQKGFTLIELMITLVVLAVLIGLAAPNLSQLLRDNRATAELNTFAGMLNYARREAVQGAQTVRLEGPLVADGSWQVLRDRDSLELRRFAPLSSFVVDPAGQQSILFDVQGRLVSAAKVTFDLVVKDSSIACTVFNRSISIELSGAISLKKAGC, from the coding sequence ATGTCGCAGAAAGGCTTCACGCTGATCGAGTTGATGATCACGCTCGTTGTGCTCGCGGTGTTGATTGGCTTGGCAGCGCCGAATCTTTCCCAGTTGCTGCGTGATAACCGAGCAACGGCTGAGCTGAATACGTTTGCCGGCATGCTCAACTATGCACGCCGCGAGGCAGTGCAAGGCGCGCAGACAGTCAGGCTTGAGGGACCGCTGGTGGCCGATGGCAGTTGGCAGGTGCTCAGGGATAGAGACAGCCTGGAGTTGCGTCGATTTGCCCCCTTGTCATCCTTCGTAGTCGATCCTGCCGGCCAGCAAAGCATTCTGTTCGATGTCCAGGGTCGTCTGGTGAGTGCGGCCAAGGTCACTTTTGACCTGGTAGTAAAGGACTCCTCCATCGCCTGCACCGTCTTCAATCGCTCGATATCCATTGAGTTGTCTGGTGCGATTTCTCTTAAGAAGGCGGGCTGCTGA